GCAGCGGCGGCGGCGGATGGTCTTCTGTCTCTCGACGCAAACGATGCGTCGCCCGACAGGTCGATGGCGGGGGTAGGCATGGCGCAGGCGCGGCGTTGGCTTTGGGGTCTCGTTCCGCTCGTTGCTCTCTGGCTCTGCGGCGCCTGGCGCGAGACGCCTGTCGTCGCAAGCGACCTTGCCGCGGCACCGCCGCATCGAATCCATCGTGAAACAGGCGCACAGATGATCCACCTGCTCCATACGCACTGGCTCTGGTTCTTCGGCGCGCTGGCGCTGGGGATTATCGTCGGCTGGGTCACCTACGCCATCGCCGCGACGCGATGGCTCGACCGGCCGGTGCACATCGCCATCGCCGTCGTGGCGCTCGCGGCGATCGTTGCGGTCGCCAAGGTGGTGCCCGGGCGCTACGGCTATTGGCTCGATCTCGGGGTGATCCTCGCCGTCTTCTATGCGATCGGCTGCTTCATCGGCTGGGCGCTGCGCGACCTCGCCGAGTTCGTGCCGGCTGCGACGACAGCCGATGCGACAGCAACGGCCCCGGCGAGGTCGGCGACCGGCTCCTATCTCTTCCGCGAGGCGCATGCCGGGTTGGCGACCGGCTGTCCCTACATGCGCGCTGGCTCGACCGAAGGCGCCCCGGCCCGGCAGCCGCTGGTGTTCGGCGAGAGCGTGCTGTCCAAGCCGCCGGCGCCGGGCGGCTACACGTTTCCGAGAACGCAGCCGTTCGCCGAAGCGACGACGAGCCGGGCCGCCGCGCCCGCGCCGGGTGTGCGACGGCACTGGAGCTGGCCGCGCGAGCCTGGGGCAGTGCCCGCCGCAACGCCGGAGTTCACAGGCTCGAAGGGCGGCTACATATTCCCGGCGGCGGTCGCCGACGCCGCGCCGCTCGCCGGCACCCGCTCGGGCACATCGCGCGCCGGTCTCTACAGGCACTGGTCCTGGCGCGGTGTCGCTCCAGCGACGCCGGCGGCCGCGACGGACGAGTCTGGTCAGCCGCGCGCTAGCTCCGCGCTAGCGCCTGCGGCGGCGCCGGGACGTACCGCGGCGCCGGCGTTTGCCAGCGCGCCGGGCGGCTACGTTTTTCCTATCGCCAGTGGAGACACCGCGCCCGTTGCGGCTCGCAAGGGCACGAATAAGGCGGGGCAGTACAAGCATTGGAGCTGGCGCGGTGCCAGTGCAGCGGGCGCTGCGGCCGGCGTTGCGGAGGCCGGCGGCTCTACGACCTCAACCCCTCCGGTGCCGAGCTCCGTCGCGGCTGCGCCGGTGCAAGACGCGCCCGTTGCTCCTGCTCCCGGTCCGGCCGAACCGCCGGTCGCGGCCGGGCCCGCTGCCACGAGTCCTGCTGTGCCCCCGACGGAGCCTCCGAGCGTGACTCGGCCTGTTGCCGAGAATCCTGTAGCCGGCGCTCCGCCAGCAGCAGCCTCGTCAGTGGCGACCCCGACGGCAAGCGGCGGCGCGCCGACAGATCCATCGAGCGAACGACTTGTCCCGCCCGTCGCGCCCGCGACTGCCGCCACGCCGATGCCCGCAGCCCCAGCAGCGGCCGCGTCCACGACGTCCGCCGCGGCTGCGCCGGAGGGCGTGTCTCCGGCCACCCGTTCGACCCCGGCCGTCGCGTCGGTGCCGGATGCCACGGCGGCGGCCCTCCCTGCTTCGACTGCGACGACCCAGGAGCCAAGCGTCACCGGCTCGCTCGAAAATGCGGACGAAGGTCGGGGAGCGGCTCCAGCCATGTCCGCAGAAGAGTCGACGCAGGGCGCAGCCCCACCGGCCGCAGTGGCATCGACAAGCGCCGCAGACGAAATGACCCCCGCACCGCACAGCGACGCTGGAGGGCCGGCCACGACAGAGGCGGCGGGCCCATCCCCCAGGCCCACGGCCGGTGCCGCAAGTCATAGTCCAGCGCCGAACGACGGCGTCACAAGCGCTGTGCCTGCCGAGGCTGCCCCGACGACCCCGGCAGCCTCGCCATCGCCTCCGCCGGACGCAAGCATTCCAGCACCGGTCGGCGCGACGACACCCGCCGAGGCCGGCCTTGCGGCGGCGCCGCCGGTCGCGCCGGGCGAGCCGCCGACGGTGGCGAGGGTGCCGGGCGAGGACAAGCACCCCGGCGCGCGTCCTGTCGGCCTGATGACCGCGCGCGACAACCGCGCCGACGACCTGAAGCGCATCCGCGGCATCGGCCCGCAGAACGAGGGTCGGCTTCACGCGCTCGGCATCTGGCACTTCGACCAGATCGCGAGCTGGTCGCCGGAGAACGTGCGCTGGGTCAGCTCGTATCTGGCCTTCCCCGGCCGCATAGACCGCGAACGATGGATTGAGCAGGCGGCGATGCTGGCCGCCGGCGGCATCGCCCAAGTGGCGACATCGCAGGTCGACGGCAGCCTCGGCCAGCCGAGCGTCAGCGATCCCACGCAACCGCGGCCCAGACGGCCGCGGCGCTGAGCCGTCGAGCGCGCCGGCCTCGGCTGCTTGTTCCTCGTCCGCGGCCGTGCTAGCCGACCCGCCAAACGTGCAACCGGGCCACGAGGCGCCGGCAAGGGGAAGAAACGATGGCCGAGACGAATGGCAACGGCGCGGCACAACAGGCTCAGGCCGCGCAGGCACCCTCGCTGAATGCGCTCGTGCAGTTCACCAAGGATTTTTCGTTCGAGAACCCGAACGCGCCGCGCTCGCTAGGGCCGCAGGAGAAGCAGCCGAACATCTCGATCCAGGTCAACGTCAACGCCCAGCAGCTCGCGGAGAACGAGTTCCTGGTCGACCTGCTGCTCGAGGGCTCGGCCGGCGATGGCGCGGACACGCTGTTCAAGTTCGAGCTCGACTACGCAGGCATCTTCCGGCTGATGAACATTCCGGAGGAGCAGCGCCACCCCGTCGTGATGATCGAGTGCCCGCGCCTGCTGTTCCCGTTCGCGCGCCAGATCATCGCCGAGGCGGTGCGCGGCGGCGGCTTCCCGCCGCTTTACATCGACCCGATCGATTTCGGCACGCTCTACCAGCAGCGCATGGCCGAGGTGGCCAAGCAGGGCGGAGCCACCGCCTGAGGCGGGCGATACCGGCTCTGACGATCTTCGCGCTACTGGCGTCGGCGTGGCCGGCCGCCGCGGCGGAGGACGCCTGCCGCAAGGTGCTCAAAGCGCGCATCAAGGCTTGCACCGAGGATTGCGTGGCGAAGGCCAAGGCTGCGGTCGATCCCGAGGTGCGCGACCGTATCCTCGGGTACGGCTGCCAGACGAATTGCGCCAAGCTCGAGATGTTCAACGGGCACGCCTGCCCGAACCCATGAGCTAAGCCGCGCCGGCGACGGCCTCGGGCGTCACGTAGCGCTTCCAGATCGCCGCGTCGCCGAGCCCGGCGACGAACGCCGCATGGCTCGCCGCCTCGGCGTCGGTCAGCGCCGGCGCGAGCGGCGTCGGGCGCGGACGCCGGGCGACGGTCGAGACGCCGCCCCAGCCGCGGGTCGCCGGCCCCGCGAAGACGAGGGCCGTCTGCCGGCCGCCGTTCAGCTCGGCATAGACCTCGGCGAGGATCTCCGAATCCAGAAGCGCGCCGTGCTTGGTGCGACGGGAGTTGTCGATGCCGTAGCGCTGACAAAGCGCGTCGAGGCTCACCGGCGCGCCGGGGTGGCGGCGCCGCGCCAGCGCCAGAGTGTCGACCATCCGTTCCAGCGCGAGCGGCGGATGGCCGAGCGCCACCAGCTCGGCGTTCATGAAGCGGAAATCGAACTCAGCGTTGTGGGCGACGAGCTTGGCGCCCTCTGTGAAGGCCAGGAACTCGTCGGCGATGTCGGCGAAAAGTGGCTTGCCGGTCAAAAACTCGCTCGACAGGCCATGGACGGCGAAGGCCTCCTCCGGCATGTCGCGCTGCGGGTCGAGATAATGGTGCAGCGTGCGGCCGGTCGGGATGCCGTTCAGAAGCTCGACGCACCCGATCTCGACGACGCGGTGGCCGGACGCTGGGTCGAGCCCGGTGGTCTCGGTGTCGAAGACGATCTCGCGCAAACCCTAGGTCCCTCAGCTCCGCTCGGAGAGCTGCCTCACGAGCGCCTGCACCTGACGCTCCGCCGCCTCGAGCCCGTCGCCGGTCTCGATGATGTGGTCGGCCCGGCGGCGCTTCTCCGCGTCGGGCAGCTGCTTTCCCAGTATGGCCTCGAAGCGCGCCTCGGTCATGCCCGGTCGGGCAAGGACGCGGGCCTTCTGCACAGGTTTGGGCGCCGACACGAGCACGACGGTGTCGACGTCCCGCTCGCCGCCGGTCTCGTAGAGGAGGGGGATGTCGAGCACCGCCATCGGCGCGCCGGCCTCGCGGGCCTCGGCGAGGAAGGCCTCGCGCTCGGCGCGGACGAGCGGATGGACGATGGCCTCGAGCCGCTTCATCGCCGCCGCGTCGCCGATCACGTGGCGGCCGAGCGCCTCGCGGTCGATGCGCCCCTCGCGCGCGACGCCGGGAAATGCCGCCTCGACCGGCGCGACCGCTGCGCCCTCGTAGAGCCGATGCACGGCGGCGTCCGCGTCGAAGACGGGGAGGCCGGCGGCGGCGAACATTTTCGCCGTCGTCGACTTGCCCATGCCGACGGAGCCGGTGAGACCGATGACGATCATTGAGACCTCCGCTCAGCTGGCACGTCGCCGAGCGGGAAGGGTTGCGTCAAGCCGCAGCCAGAACGACGCCTCGAGGAAGGCGCCCGCCTACTTCTTGATGAAGCCCTCGACCGGGCGCCAGTGGTTGCCTTCGCGCGCCAGCATCTCGTCGGACTCCTTCGGTCCGGCCGAGCCAGAGGCGTACATCGCCGGCTCGCCGGTCTTCCAGGCATCGAGGATCGGCTGCACGACGCGCCAGGCGTCCTCGACCATGTCGGCGCGATTGAACAGCGTCGCGTCACCGATCATCACGTCGTAGAGCAGGGTCTCGTAGCCGACGTTCGGCTCGTGCTTGAAGAAGTCCTTGTAGGCGAAGTCCATGCGCACCGTCGCCACCTCGACGTCGGGACCGGGCCGCTTGACCTCGAACTGCAGCGAGATGCCTTCCTGCGGCTGGATGCGGACGACGAGCCAGTTGGCCGAGAGCTCCTCGATGTCGGTGCCCTGGAAATGGGCGGTCGGCGCCGGCTTGAAGCGGATCGCGATCTCGGTGAGCCGGTCCGTCATATGCTTGCCGGTGCGCAGGTAGAATGGCACGCCGGCCCAGCGCCAGGAATCGATGCCGACACGCATCGCCACGTACGTCTCGGTGTTCGATTGTGGCGAAACGTTGGGCTCCGAACGATAGGCGTTGCATTGCTTGCCCTGCACCTCGCCGGCCGTGTACTGGCCGCGCACGGCGTCCTCCGGCTTCAGCGGCGGCATCGAGGTGAAGAGCTCCGCCTTACGATCTCGGATGCCCTTGGCGTCGAAGGTGACCGGCGGCTCCATCGCCACCATCGCCATCAGCGTGAACAGGTGGTTCGGGATCATGTCGCGCAGCGCGCCGGTCGGCTCGTAGAACTTGCCGCGCTGCTCGACGCCCACCACTTCCGCCGCGGTGATCTGCACCGACGAGATGCGATCGCGATTCCAGATCGGCTCGAACATGCCGTTCGCGAAGCGGAACGTCATGATCGACTGCACCGTCTCCTTGCCGAGGAAGTGGTCGATGCGGAAGATCTGGTCCTCCTCGAGCGTCTGCAGCAGGCTCTTGTTGAGCGCGATCGCGGAGGGAACGTCGTGGCCGAACGGCTTCTCGACGACCACGCGACGCCAGAAGCTCGGCACGCCGTCGTTCTTCTCGCCCTGCTTCGTGAGCTTCGCCTCGCCGAGCTGCTGTGCCACGGTCGCGAAGAAGCGGTCGGCGATGGCGAAGTAGAAGATCGCGTTGCCTTGCGCGAAGCCGGCCTTCTCGAGCGCGGCGCCGATGTCCTTGTAGAGGTCGGGCTTGGTCATGTCGCCGCGCACGTACTGCATCGTGTCGGCGAGCTTCTTCCAGGTGTCCTCCTCGATGTGGTCGACATCGAACTCGGACGAGCTGTTGCCGATGAAGCTCTCCAGCATGTCATGCAGGTGCTTCTTCCAGCTCTCCGCATCGCCCTCGGCGAGGTCGACGCCGATCACCGCGACCTTCTCCGGCAGGACCTTCTCGCAGCCGAGATTGTAGATCGCCGGCATCACGAGGCGCTTCGTCAGGTCGCCGAAGGCGCCGAAGATGACGATGGCACAGGGCTCGGGGTCTTCGGCTTTGCGGGAGCGGAGGGAGCGGATTGCGTCATCGAGATAGTCCTCGCGGCGTGAGCGGCGCGCGACCCTGCCGCGCGGACGATGACAGGCAAATGACGCGCCTACCGCGACTGTCAATCGTATCTGACTGTTCAACTCGTGATGAGGACATCGGCGGCGGCCGGCTCATAAGCGCGTGCTTATCTGCCGGCCGCCGGCGCGATCACGCTTCGCGCAGCAGCCGCTCGGTGCGCGCACTCTCGAGCCGATTGATGAAGCGACCGGCCTCGTGGACGTCGCGCAGGCTCTTGGCCAGCGTGAAGCAGGCCTGGATCAGCAGCAGCACCGCCATCGCAAAGTAGCCTTTCACCCACCGGTCGAGCGGCAGGAACA
This Beijerinckiaceae bacterium RH AL1 DNA region includes the following protein-coding sequences:
- a CDS encoding membrane protein of unknown function (ID:RHAL1_00120;~source:Prodigal:2.6) → MIHLLHTHWLWFFGALALGIIVGWVTYAIAATRWLDRPVHIAIAVVALAAIVAVAKVVPGRYGYWLDLGVILAVFYAIGCFIGWALRDLAEFVPAATTADATATAPARSATGSYLFREAHAGLATGCPYMRAGSTEGAPARQPLVFGESVLSKPPAPGGYTFPRTQPFAEATTSRAAAPAPGVRRHWSWPREPGAVPAATPEFTGSKGGYIFPAAVADAAPLAGTRSGTSRAGLYRHWSWRGVAPATPAAATDESGQPRASSALAPAAAPGRTAAPAFASAPGGYVFPIASGDTAPVAARKGTNKAGQYKHWSWRGASAAGAAAGVAEAGGSTTSTPPVPSSVAAAPVQDAPVAPAPGPAEPPVAAGPAATSPAVPPTEPPSVTRPVAENPVAGAPPAAASSVATPTASGGAPTDPSSERLVPPVAPATAATPMPAAPAAAASTTSAAAAPEGVSPATRSTPAVASVPDATAAALPASTATTQEPSVTGSLENADEGRGAAPAMSAEESTQGAAPPAAVASTSAADEMTPAPHSDAGGPATTEAAGPSPRPTAGAASHSPAPNDGVTSAVPAEAAPTTPAASPSPPPDASIPAPVGATTPAEAGLAAAPPVAPGEPPTVARVPGEDKHPGARPVGLMTARDNRADDLKRIRGIGPQNEGRLHALGIWHFDQIASWSPENVRWVSSYLAFPGRIDRERWIEQAAMLAAGGIAQVATSQVDGSLGQPSVSDPTQPRPRRPRR
- the secB gene encoding Protein-export protein SecB (ID:RHAL1_00121;~source:Prodigal:2.6), whose amino-acid sequence is MAETNGNGAAQQAQAAQAPSLNALVQFTKDFSFENPNAPRSLGPQEKQPNISIQVNVNAQQLAENEFLVDLLLEGSAGDGADTLFKFELDYAGIFRLMNIPEEQRHPVVMIECPRLLFPFARQIIAEAVRGGGFPPLYIDPIDFGTLYQQRMAEVAKQGGATA
- a CDS encoding protein of unknown function (ID:RHAL1_00122;~source:Prodigal:2.6), which translates into the protein MAKAKAAVDPEVRDRILGYGCQTNCAKLEMFNGHACPNP
- the dnaQ gene encoding DNA polymerase III subunit epsilon (ID:RHAL1_00123;~source:Prodigal:2.6), translating into MREIVFDTETTGLDPASGHRVVEIGCVELLNGIPTGRTLHHYLDPQRDMPEEAFAVHGLSSEFLTGKPLFADIADEFLAFTEGAKLVAHNAEFDFRFMNAELVALGHPPLALERMVDTLALARRRHPGAPVSLDALCQRYGIDNSRRTKHGALLDSEILAEVYAELNGGRQTALVFAGPATRGWGGVSTVARRPRPTPLAPALTDAEAASHAAFVAGLGDAAIWKRYVTPEAVAGAA
- the coaE gene encoding Dephospho-CoA kinase (ID:RHAL1_00124;~source:Prodigal:2.6); protein product: MIVIGLTGSVGMGKSTTAKMFAAAGLPVFDADAAVHRLYEGAAVAPVEAAFPGVAREGRIDREALGRHVIGDAAAMKRLEAIVHPLVRAEREAFLAEAREAGAPMAVLDIPLLYETGGERDVDTVVLVSAPKPVQKARVLARPGMTEARFEAILGKQLPDAEKRRRADHIIETGDGLEAAERQVQALVRQLSERS
- the zwf_1 gene encoding Glucose-6-phosphate 1-dehydrogenase (ID:RHAL1_00125;~source:Prodigal:2.6); its protein translation is MTVAVGASFACHRPRGRVARRSRREDYLDDAIRSLRSRKAEDPEPCAIVIFGAFGDLTKRLVMPAIYNLGCEKVLPEKVAVIGVDLAEGDAESWKKHLHDMLESFIGNSSSEFDVDHIEEDTWKKLADTMQYVRGDMTKPDLYKDIGAALEKAGFAQGNAIFYFAIADRFFATVAQQLGEAKLTKQGEKNDGVPSFWRRVVVEKPFGHDVPSAIALNKSLLQTLEEDQIFRIDHFLGKETVQSIMTFRFANGMFEPIWNRDRISSVQITAAEVVGVEQRGKFYEPTGALRDMIPNHLFTLMAMVAMEPPVTFDAKGIRDRKAELFTSMPPLKPEDAVRGQYTAGEVQGKQCNAYRSEPNVSPQSNTETYVAMRVGIDSWRWAGVPFYLRTGKHMTDRLTEIAIRFKPAPTAHFQGTDIEELSANWLVVRIQPQEGISLQFEVKRPGPDVEVATVRMDFAYKDFFKHEPNVGYETLLYDVMIGDATLFNRADMVEDAWRVVQPILDAWKTGEPAMYASGSAGPKESDEMLAREGNHWRPVEGFIKK
- a CDS encoding YiaAB two helix domain-containing protein (ID:RHAL1_00126;~source:Prodigal:2.6), translating into MDTNDTTSIERPSPAWVMFGYISFAAALVMVGAGILFLPLDRWVKGYFAMAVLLLIQACFTLAKSLRDVHEAGRFINRLESARTERLLREA